The sequence CGCATTCTTGAGATCGTTATTCTTTTCCAGATCCAAAGGAACCCATATACATTTCTCAAAATTCCCCACATACAGAGTTCCCTTGTCTAAGAGTTCCGAATTGGCCTTTCCTTTTTTTGGATCGTACTTCTCGGCTGATACGAATTTATAAACACATTGGTCCTTGCTATCGTCTCCCATGTACACCACGAGTTTGCCCGACGGTGAGATCGCAAGAGCAGCGTTCTCATGCGCAAATCTTCCGAGAGCGGTATGTTTGATCGGAGTGGAATTCGGATCGAAAGGATCTATCTCTATGATCCACCCGTATTCTCGGATATCTTCCAGTTTGCAATCGCTTACGACCATATCGAAATTCTCTTCGCAAGAAAGAGCGGTACTCCAAAGAGTCCCTCCTCCGGAGCAATTGGCAAAGGTACCGTAAGCCCTGGTCTTCCCTCCCATCGCTTCGGAACCGGCTGCAGGACCTTTCAATTGGAATCCTGTCCGACCTGTGATCCTACGTCCGTATTTGGAATCTGGGTCCAAGACCCAGGTCCCTTTCGACTTACGTAGCTCGATAATAGAACCACCTAGAGCATATAAATACTTTTCTATCTGTTCAGGAGTTCGATTGTTCGGCGACTTGACCTGATAGTCGTAACCGTTTACGTAATATTCTAATTCGTTTAGGTATTCATGATTGGTCCAAAGCAAGGCCGAGTTCGGATCTTTCGGAAAGGGGAAGAAGCAATTGAAATCGGCAGCGAATCCGAATGTATCTCCCTTTGTATTGATCCGATCTCCGTACGCCGCGATCAGATCGTAGCGGAATCCTTGGGGAAGGATCAGATCGTCTTCCGTACTGGGACTCACCGGTTTAAAGCTCGCGCCCGGGATCTTTCTGGAATGCTCGGAAGAAGTAGGAGATAATAATTGTCTTTTATGAGAACGACTCGATTTCGTTTCGGAAAGAAGATCTATGCTGCGAACTGCGGTTAGAGCGAGCATTCCCTTCCCTATATACTTTAAAAAATCCGATCGAGATACCTTCATATCCTCATTCTCCTCTCCCCGATCCTTTACACCATTCGTTTTTTCTTCCCATTGAAAAAGGAAACTTGGTTGTAATATTAGAGGATGAAAAAGAGCATTAGAACTGCTTCGAATGAAACCGAACTCTACCCCGTTCTATAAGATCCTCTTCGTCATGGGCTGGGTTTCTTTTGCTTTCTTTCTCCCCTTATTCGGTTTGGTGTACTGGGAAAACCGCAGTTTAGAATCGATCTACCAAGAACTTTCTCTTCCTGGAGACAAGGAGTTCGGAGTCTTGGTCGAAGATACAAAGCTGAACAAGTTAGGTAGGATCGTTCACGTATACACATATCTGGTCCCGGACGAGCACGGCAAGAAGCATGAGGTCACAGAAGAAGTGGATCAACTCACCAACAGAAGAATGAGAGTGGGAGACACCGTCCAAGTCCGCACTCGCACCTGGAAAAAGCTAGGCAAACCGATGATCTTAGGAAGGATTGTGGGCAACACCGCACCCTCGCCTAACTTCAGCTTCATGGAAGAACTGTTTTTGTTCGGGATCGCTTTCTCATTGGGAACGATCGCCTTGAGTTTTTATTTCAGCACATTCAAGGCTGAGGTAGAGTAGAAGTAAATGGGTTTTCTTTTTTGAAGATAAGCTGTACTTGATACGGCTCTTGGATATATCTTGCAGGATTCATTTCATAGGAAATAAAGCAGTAATACTTATCATAAACGATTACAAACATGTAATCCTTGAATTTCAGATGACCTAGCTGCTTTCGGATCCCTCGCATCCAGATCGAATCTTCGAAAACTCTTTCGTAACGAACAGAGCTGGCATTCACCTTCTTCAATTCTTCCGGATTCATTTTCTCTGCGTCTCTTTTTCTTAATTCCAGTTTCAGAGAACGGATCAGATTGTATTCCAGCTTCTCCTTCTCCAATGTATCCGTATTGGGAAGTGTCTTGAAATAGTACTCGTAGTATTCCTTATCCAGGGATTGGCCATCTTTATGGACCTCTCCCCCGTCATCCGGCAATGGTTTGCCTTTTTGGACGTCTTGCGCCCAGGCTGCCGGAGACAGAAACATAAGCGTGGATATAAGGGTCAGGAAAATCGGTGTCCGCATACCGGTACCAATAAAGATATCGGTACGATCCCCGATTTCCCTCCCTTTTTTTCGGGTCAATCCGAAGAAAGCTGCTCTAACAGATCCCTCTGTCTACGAACCATATCGCTGAGTTCCTCTTCGCTTAGAAGCTTGGCTCCTAACAAGGCTAAGTCGTATACCGACCTCGCCAATTTTTCGGCCTTCTCAGGATGCAAACCCTTGGATAGGGAAAGTATGTTCTTTACCAATTTGGATTTGCGATTGATCAGAAGAGTATGGCTCTTCAGGATTTCGGAAGATTTCTGACCGTAAAACTGACCCATCTCTGCGATCCTTCTTAAATGTTCCGGAAGAAGGATCACGGAAGGAATATCTTCCGCCTTCAAGGCTTCGGTCTTGATCTCGACCCCTTCCCTTCCTACTGCCTTGGAGAAGATCTCTTTTAGACGATCCTCGGCCGTCTTGTTCTCAGTATCGGCAAGATCAGGAGAAGCATCCTTATCGAGTACCTGGTCCGCAAGCTCGGAGTCCACTCTTTGGAACTTCCAGTCGGGATTCTTTCCCTCTAGGAACTGCAAGAAGTGGCTGTCTATCCTAGAATCCACAAGAACTGCCTCCAGTCCTTGGGATTTCAAAAGATCCATATATACCGAAGAAAGCTCCGCTTCTCCCGCATAATAGATCTTGCCGGAGTTCCTTTCCTTATTCCTCTCTACATAATCCTCTAACTTCGTTAGATCTCCGTTAGACGATCTGAAAAAAATGAGATCTTTTGCGGATTCGTAGAACTTCTCGTCCGTCATGAGCCCGTATTTCACAAATAGAGCGATCTCATCCCAATTCTTTCGGAACTCGTCCGGATCTCTTTTGAACTCTTCCTGCAATTTGTCGGAGACTTTCTTAACAATATGAGAAGAGATCTTCTTTACCAAGGGATCGTTCTGCAAATAAGAACGGGATACGTTCAATGGGAGATCCGGGATATCCAAGGTCCCTTGCAATACTGTCAGAAATTGAGGAACCAACTCCTTTGCCTCGTCGGAAACGAATACATGATTGCAATAGAGTTTGATCCCCATCCGATTCGCATCTAACTCATGCTTTAATTTAGGAAAATATAATATCCCCTGGAGCTTAAAAGGATAGTCCACATTTAAATGAACATGAAAGAGAGGATCTTCTGCAAACGGGAATAGATACTTATAAAACTCGCCGTACTGTTCTTTTTTAACGGCAGAAGGTTGCTCGCTCCAAAGAGGAGTCTGCTTATTCGCCTTTTCCTCTTTCACATAGATCGGGACAGGAAGGAAATCGCAATACTTACGGACTAACTCTTTTAGTTTCCATGCATCCAGGAATTCTCCCGAATCTCCGTCTAGGAATAGAGTGATCTTAGTCCCTCTTTCCGTCTTAGTTCCGGGTTTAAGAGTAAATTCCGTACCAGACTCGCTTTCCCAAATCACTGCTTGGCTGCCCTTTCTATACGACTTGGTCTCTATTTGCACTTTAGAAGAAACCATGAAGCAAGAATAGAACCCTAAACCGAAATGACCTATGATCTCCGGTTTGTCCCCTTCTCCCTGGTAATTCTTAACGAACTCTTCCGCACCGGAGAAAGCGATCTGATTGATGTATCTATTCACTTCCTCCTCGTTCATACCTATCCCGTTGTCCTGGATGGTGAGAGTCCTCTCGTTTTGATCGAAATCCAGATCTATCCTGTAGTCCGTTCCTCCCTCGAATTCCTCGCTGAGGGAGATCTTCTTAAGTTTCGCAATCGCGTCGCAAGCGTTCGACACCAATTCCCTTAAGAATATATCTTTTTCAGAATATAACCATTTTTTAATAATTGGGAAAATATTCTCCGTCTCTACGGAGATCCTTCCTTTTACTTCTTCGCTCATACGGATTCTTCTTCCTTTATATTCACCAATAATTTGTGTGCGATCCCGAGAAGAGAGGCACGAGAGTCCGGATCCATACTTCGGTACGTTTCGTCCAAAGGAACTGACTCGGATTTGCAGGAAGCTAGTACGATCCCCTCTTCTTCAGAGAGGCCTTTGCTCATCGCTGCATGTTTCAAAACAAAACCTCTTTTGGAACCGATCCAGAGGTCAAGCCGTTTCAGGCTTCGAGTGATCTCATATCTTCTTCTGAATACTAACGCTATATATAAGGTCCCAGCCAAACCCGAAATTCCTAAGAGAGAAATCCCCCAAAAGGAGATCCCATATCCTCTTTCTACTCCTCCTTCCGAAGTTTTGATCTTAGGGCGAGGAGGTCCTACCGTTAAGCTTGGAAAGCTGATCGTCACCTCCGAGTATCTACGTAAGTTCGGATTGAAATACGAAAATTGGAGATCCTTCGGTTTCCAGGTTCCTTCCTTCTTAGGAAGAACGGAATAGGAATACGAATGATTCAGATAAAAGCCGTATTCTCCCGGCCCCAATTCCTTGAACTCTCTCTGGGGACGGAGCTGAAGAAAAGTGATCTCCGGATAGCAATCGGGAGAAGGGCAAGAGGAGCGCAACGGATCCTTGACAGAAGAAAGATTTCCCTTCCCTTTCAGCACCACCTTGAATTGGAACGGTTCATCCGTATGGATATTCTTCGGAAATCCTTCTAAAGAAATCTCGAAATCCCCGACGGCTCCCGCAAACGTCTTAGGAGAAGGCTGAGGAAGATCCTGCACGGTTATCTTGCTCCCTATAGTCTTGGTGCTTCTCATGTGAAAATAAGACTGCAATTGTCCTTCTAGATGAAAGGAAGTGGAGCCCAGGGAATATTCCCCCTTCTTTAAAGGAGTGAGTATAAAGATCTCCTTATTGTACGGAGAAGTCTCATATTCTATCCCCTCGTATACAACGGTATTCGGAATAGTAAGACTGATCCCCGAAAGCACCTCGCTCCTAAAGTAAGGGAACTCAATAGAACTAGAAGGATCCCTATCGAAATAGGGACGTATTGCATTTCTATAATATAGCGCAAAGAAGCCCAGAATAGGTTGTCCTACCCAAACCTCTTTCTTATCCAACTGAAAGACAACTTTTAGATCTCCATCCGCAGGTCCTGCGTTATCTTCCGTCGTGAAGAACCGATTCCAGAAGGATCCGGGATTTCGAGCCGCTGCACTTCTCGCACCGAATTCTACAGTCAGAGAAGAGGTTTCGAATTTCTTCCCGTCTATCTCTATGGTGATCTCGGGCACTGTATATTTTCCGGGAGCGGATGCGATCAATCTGTACTTTAAGAGTTTCTTGCGAAAGGTCTTGAAGTTCACGATCGTAGTACTGTCTTCCATTCCCCAATAGACTGCCTTGATCCCCTTTGCCTGGAATTCCTTATCTATGACCCGAATCTGCGCGGCACCTTCCGTTTCTATGATCGCAAATACAGGATCTCCTAACTCGGCCCTGGATTGGCTCAAATAAAACTTCGGATCCACCGCATAAACGGAGCTAACACTTGCGAATCCGAATATGAAAAGAAGAAGAAACCGTTTCACCAGAAAACCTCTCGATTGCGAGAGCCTGGACTTCTTCTCTTTACGTTATCCAAGTCCATGGATTCCATGATCCGATCCAACTCTTGCTCCGCCTTGGATTTGTTCTTATTCTTAGGATCTTTTCCGGCTTCTGCCTTGGACTTTGATCTTTGCTTAGATCCTTCTTCGTTCTCCCCTGCTCCACCTGTTCCAGGCTGAATAGGATCGTCCATGCCCTGGGATTGGTCTTTGGTTTCGGAACCTTCTCCTCCGTTAGGCGGAAGCTTACGCAACCATTCTAGATTTTTCTTTGCAGGCTCCATACCGGGATATTCCTTTAAGGAACGAAGATAATGTTCAGCAGCCTTTTTCCGATCGCCTAACTTCATATAGGCGTTCCCTAGATTATAATGGGACATGGAACGAACTTTAAAGTCCTTGGATTCCGCTCCCTTCTCGAAATGACGAATTGCTCTGTCCAAATTCCCGGACTTGTATTCCGAATCCCCTCGATTGAAATCCAATCTTGGATCCTCAGGAAAGTATTGCTCCGCTTCTTTGTATTTTTCCAGGGATCCCTTGAAGTCTCCCCCATCGTAGGAGTTCCTTCCTTCCTTGATCCGATTCCCTCCGGGATCCAATTCCACCGCGGACAACCCGGAAGAAGAAAGGACAAGAACGAATAATAATGCAGTCATAAGCTTTGTACGAGACTTACCGAAATATTTCCCAAGAAACTCCAGCACAAAGAAATCGAAGAGCAAAAGCAATACCACAGGCAAAAGGAATTTTTGGACCCCTTCTGCCCTTCTTAGATTATGGATCCTTTGGTTCGTATTCTTCTCCATGGAGCCCACCCATGATTGGACTTCTTTTAGATTAGGACTTTCTGAATCTAAATCCAGAAATTTACCGTCGTTGGTACTAGCCAGGCTTCTTAAAAAGGAAGGATTTGCCTGAGAGATCACGACTCCGGGCGAATTCTCATACGGGGCCAGGGAACCTTCTCGAGTCAGATAGCCGGAAACCCGGGAACCGTCGTCCGTATACGCAATCGCTCCTCCTGTAGGAGTTCCTACAGACCAGACCCATACATCCGCGGGAAAACGGAATAGAGAGGGAGAATCCATATCTTCTCCGTCAGTGGCGAGAACCAGGATCCGATTTCGAAGCACTTGGTTGGAACTTAAGACCTCTTCCGCCTTTTTGAATGCTGCGTTCAGATCCGTACCTCTATCTCCCACGATATCCGCGTCCAGCCCTCTTACATATTCCGCAAAGGCCCGGGCATCCGATGTCATGGGACAATACACGAAAGGAGAAGCGGCAAACACGATCATGCCGAATCGATTTCCAGGAAGCTCAGGTAGCATTCTTAAAATGGCTTCTTTAACACGGGCCAAGCGAGAAGGATTCGTGTCCACTGCTTGCATAGAAAGACTCACATCCACCAAGAAAAGAAGATCTACTCCTTTCAATGTCTCTTCTTCCTTGGACTTGCTTCCTTCCGTTTGCCTGAATCCAGCATAAGAAAGATAGAATACAGTTCCTAAGATCAACACCCTTGTTATAACGAGCCAAAAGGAAGGTACTTGCGCCTCCCTAGGCAAGCCAGGGAACTTTTTCTTCCAGCGATCCCAGAAGAAATAGAATGCCAATTTAAAGAAGGCGTAACATACAAAGATGAGTACCAGAACGGCCCAAAAGGATTCTAAAAACTTTTCGCTCATACATAGTACCTAAAAAGCCAGGTCCGAAAGAACAGATCCAGGCCCAGCAAGGCCAAAGCGTATGCCAAAATGATAAGTGCCTGCGTCTCTCTTACTTCTTCGGGAGGAAGCGCCAATAGATCTTTCTCTAAGGAATCGATTGCGGAAAGCACTTCTCTTAACTGACTTACATCTTCCGCTCTATAAAAGACTCCGCCCGTCTTCTTGGAAAGTTCGTCCAAAATATCGAAGTTCACTTCATAGGATTGGTCTTCCTTTCCGATCCCGATGGAATAGATCTTGATCCCCACTCCTTTAGCGATCTCCGTCGCAGTCACAGGATCGATCCTTCCTGTATTCGAGACTCCGTCCGTGATCAGTACGATCACCTTGGATCTTGCAGGCGATCTTCTTAAGCGATACGAAGAAAGAATGACCGCGTCCCCGATAGCCGTTCCCTGCTCCGGTACTGTTTCTTCTTCTGCCATTCCTAAGATCTCTTCTAGAGTCGCCCTGTCGCTTGTCAAAGGAGATTGCAAGTACGCTCCTCCAGCAAACACTACCAAGCCGATGCGATCGGTTTCTCTTTTTCTAATAAACTCTTTCAGTAATTTCTTGGAGATGCCTAGTCTCGTTTCCGGCAAGAAGTCGCGGCTCTTGGACATGGAGCCGGACACATCCAGGGCCAACATGATATCCACACCCTGGGTTTCGTCCGGCAGGAATCTGTATTTCTTTCCGGGTCCAGCGAGTGCGATCACAAATAAACTCAATACGATAGGTCGTAGCAAAGGGAAATAACGCGAACACCATTCTAAAATGTTTGTTTGTCCGGATGATTTTGCTCCAGGAAGCCGGAGCTTCATGCTAAGTGCAGGATCCTTCTTCCAATAGGAATACAAGGTCAAAACCCAGATCGGGACCAGGAAAAGAAGATAGAACGGAGCTTCCCATTCGTTCATTCTGCAAGAACCTCCTTCCAATAATCCCAGGCCTGCACCGCATCCTCTCTCGAGATACTTGCGTTCTCTCCGGAGTATTGCGACTTACGCAATAGATTCTCCCAAGAACGAGCCTCTTCTCCTTCGATCGGGAAAGAATCGTAGATCTTAGAGAATAACTCTTCTTCGGTGAGATGAGCGAAAGAAGTGTTTAACCTCCTTGCCATATTCTCCCGAATGTATCCGGACAAGGCTCTATAGAATTCCCTGGCATGAATGGGAGAAGAATTAATGAGCTCGTCCAATCCATTTTCATAAATTAGAATTCTATGAAGCCAAGGATCCGTCTGTATGACCGCATCCATAGGACGATGAACCCTTGTTTGATGCAGATACCAGGCATAAAAGATCCCAAGAAGGATCGCAGTCATTCCTGCAAACAAGGCTGCCAATTTCCAACCATACGGCCCTGAGAACTCCAAAGGTGGAAGTATATCCTCCGGCGCCTTGTCCTTTTCACTTAAGGAAGAAAGAACGGTAAGCTCCGCTTCGGAACGATACTCCTTGGAACTCTTATCTTTCCAAACAACGGGAAGAGTGAATTTTCCGGTCGCATAATAGACCACAATAAGCTTGATGCGATCCTTTTCGACATCCACCGAAAGAACTTCCAAAAGAGGAAGGTCCGAAGAATCAGGATCCGCATGGACTCCTTTCAAAGGGAAATCAGGAGATACGATCTCTCCTTCTCGAAACTCTAATACATATTCCGATCTCTGCCCTATACTGACTTGGTTCGGATTCCATGTTTCCTTCCATGCAAACAAAGGTGAAGAAGCGGAGAATAATAATACTATAACAAAGATCTTATAGAAGCTAAGATCCTTAAGGGCATGTACAAACTCAATGACAGATGCGGCTCGCATTCTTCTTGAAATACGAGTTTGCATAGATGAATTGCATGTAGGAGCTCCTACTTTCATCCCAAAGTTCTCCAGTAGTTCAAAAGCTTTGTAGGATCCGTATCCGTTCCTTCCAATTCCAAGTATCTGGATTTAAATAATACCTCTAGGTTCTTTTTGATATCTGTTTGGTTTCCCCTCGAGAAGGCGCCGGTTTCCGGATCCTTCCCCAAAAAATAAGCCAGCATATTTCTTTGCGGGGAATTTTCCAATGCGTCCACGAATCGGATCGCATGCAATGTATGAAATTTTCGTAACCCAGTCAGCTTACGCAAAGAAGTCGAGCCGTGAAAATCGGAGAGTATATAGGAATCCGTATATCTTCGGATCCGGTTCTTTAAGAGCGTGAATGGAAGCTCAGGTGCGGTCTTTCTTTTTTGGTGAGAATACAATCTCACTTTTTCCAAGCAGGGAAGAGCTTCTTCTACCGTTCGCAAGTATCCTGTCTCCCATTCCAATCGATCCGAATAGAGAAGTATCTTTGCGAGATTTCCCTTTCTTACATAGAGAAGAGTGAGTAACGCTAGCACTTGAAATGCGTTCTCTGCCTTGGTCCACTCGGAGCTACTCCAATCCATTGACTCGGAAACATCCAAGAAGAATACTCCTAGCCTCTCCTTGTCTTCGTTGAATTCCCTCACATGCAATTCTCCGAAGCGGGAAGTAACGTTCCAATCGATCAAACGAGTATCGTCCCCGACTGCGTACGGACGCACGTCCTTAAAGTCCACTCCCCTTCCCTTTCTGGAACTGGCAGCGGTCCCTTGTCGATTTCGCAGAGAGAAACCTCTCTCCTTGAAGTCCAAGAGTTGGATCAGATTTTGGTATTCTTTACGAAGCATGAGTCGCTTCCTGAATCTTAAAGCACCTGGGTCGCGTCGGAAACGATCCGGATCACGGATTCTATTCCCACGTCCTCCGAGATTGCTTCAAATGTAAGAAGGATCCTATGTCTTAGGATTTCCGGTAAAACCGCTTTCACATCTTCCGGAGCGACGTAGTCCCTTCCCTCCCAGAGCGCTTTTGCCTTGGATGCCTTAAGCAAACTCAAGCTCGCACGAGGAGAAGCTCCATGTCTCACATAAGGAAGAAGTTCAGGCACGGTCTTTTCTTCAGGGCGAGTATTACGAACCAGCCGTACGATATAGCTTTTTAGTTTAGGCTCCACATGCACACGATCCACCAAACTGGAGATCTTCAGAATATCCTGAGCACTTGCAGTTTTTTGAATGCGTTTTGGAGATGAAGCGAGCTTACCGTGCTGCTCCAAGATGGCGAGCTCTTCGCTCATGTCGGGATATTCTACCAATACCTTCATGAAGAAACGGTCCATCTGAGCCTCTGGTAGAGGATACGTTCCATCCTGATCGATGGGGTTCTCCGTGGCTAAGACCAAGAAAGGCCTCTCCAAAGGAAATGTATGATCCCCAATAGTCACGGTCTTTTCTTCCATGCATTCCAATAAGGCGGACTGCACCTTCGCAGGAGCACGGTTGATCTCGTCCGCGAGAAGAACTCCCGTAAAGATTGGTCCCTTGCGAGTATTGAACTCCCCATTCTTAGGATTGAATACGACCGTCCCGATCAGGTCCGCAGGAAGAAGGTCCGGAGTAAATTGGACTCTCTTGAAATCCAAGGCCAAGGCAGAAGACAAGGATTTTGCAAGAAGCGTCTTTGCAAGACCAGGCATTCCCTCCAAAAGCACATGACCTTGGCAGGCAAGGGAAATAAGCAGGTTCTTGACCACTGTCTCCTGACCGGTGATCTCTCCGGTAAGTTCCTGGCGGATCCGATCCAGAGTGTCTTTCGCAAATTGAATATCAGATTCTGCTAATGGAAGAATCCCCTGCTTGCTCGTAGCCGATTCCATAAAATTCCTTGGTATATATTAACGTTCTGCGATCCAGCGTCCCGAACTATTGCTTCCCTGGTAGGCCCCTTGGATCTTCTTTCCGTCCAGATCTCCCGTGTACGTCTGAGTAAAAGGAGTGCTGCTTCCTATTTCCGAACATTTTGCACCGCTGCAAGAGCGAACGAATCGAATGCTCTTGCCAGTAACCTTGATGCCGGTCAAATACTCATTCGTTCCCTTTCCCCAATTCGTGAAACGAAGGCTCGCGCCAATTCCTCCCGTCTTTCTAGGAAAGATACTGAGCACTCCCTTATGTATGCCTACCTGCAATTTATAAGTTCCCACAAAGGATTTTTCCTGATCGGATAAGGAGACTTGGTTAGAGTTTAGACTCTGCGCATCCTCCAAAAATTCGATCTTCTCCACAGTTTCCAAAGGAATGGAAAAATCAGGATCCCTTAATATTACGTTTTTAGAATCTAACGAGACCAGGGTTCCTTCCGTAAAAGAACCGCTATAGGTTACCTTTGCCTGTCTGTCCACAGAGCCGCATCCCCGCATAAAATATCCCAGGAGAAAGAACAACGGAGCGGCCACAAGGACCCCGAGACTGATTTTTTTAAGATCGTTATTCGTGATGATTTTTTGCAAAATTCGAGGCTTCCTTTAGATCGCTCTCCGAGCCGGCTAGCCCGAAGAGCGTTGATGCTGTTTTAAATTATTTGCAACCCTGCAACTCGCCCATCTTGGCGTTCTCTCTTCCGTTTACGTAGTACTTCTTGCCTTGGGAAGTGGTCCAACAATCGTTCTTAGCGTTAGTCCCAGGCATAACCGGCCCTTGTCCGATCTTCGCTCCGGAATCGTCGTATTCGATCGCAGTGGTCTCGCTCAAGATCTCGAAAGTTTTCTTTCCATTCTTATAATAAGTGAATGGAAGATCCGGCTTGAACTTCGCCTTCAATTCATCCGTCTTATCGTCCATCAAAAGAAGATCGAATAGCAACTTGCCCTTACCGATAAGCTGGCCGTCCTTATCGTACACTTCCGCAGAGCTCATCATCATTTCGTTCATCATGGCGCCTTTGTAAGCGGGATTCCCGTTACTCCAATAGAATTTCCAGTCGCCTTTACGAGTGTGATCTCTTTGGCCTTCTGCGAATACCTTTCCGTTTTTATAATATTCTTTCCAAGCACCGGAACGAAGCGATTTCTTATCGTCCCCGCTTCCCTTAGGAGTATAGCCACCTTCGGAAAGAACACCACCGTTATCATAATAATTCTTCCAGTATCCTACTTTCAGATCGTCCGAATAGGACCCTTCTGAGGAAAGAGTGTTCCCGTCCTTATAGTAATTGGATTCTTTTCCGTTCTTCTTTCCGTCCCTGTAATCCCCGACGGTTTTCTTAGCTCCGTCCTCGTTATAATATTCCTTCCAAGTTCCGGTCTTCTTGTCGTCGGTATAAGTCCCTTCTTCTGTAAGGATCCCCTTATCTGTCTTAGACCAGTATGGACCGTTTTTCTTATCGGCCTTGTACAGGGTGCTCTCCGTTTGGGTGCCATCCTTGGTGAGTTTCTTGTCCTCGCCTTCTTTCACTCCGGCAACATACGGAGTCTCTCTCAGAGTC is a genomic window of Leptospira langatensis containing:
- a CDS encoding AAA family ATPase, which gives rise to MESATSKQGILPLAESDIQFAKDTLDRIRQELTGEITGQETVVKNLLISLACQGHVLLEGMPGLAKTLLAKSLSSALALDFKRVQFTPDLLPADLIGTVVFNPKNGEFNTRKGPIFTGVLLADEINRAPAKVQSALLECMEEKTVTIGDHTFPLERPFLVLATENPIDQDGTYPLPEAQMDRFFMKVLVEYPDMSEELAILEQHGKLASSPKRIQKTASAQDILKISSLVDRVHVEPKLKSYIVRLVRNTRPEEKTVPELLPYVRHGASPRASLSLLKASKAKALWEGRDYVAPEDVKAVLPEILRHRILLTFEAISEDVGIESVIRIVSDATQVL
- a CDS encoding LIC20036 family protein is translated as MQKIITNNDLKKISLGVLVAAPLFFLLGYFMRGCGSVDRQAKVTYSGSFTEGTLVSLDSKNVILRDPDFSIPLETVEKIEFLEDAQSLNSNQVSLSDQEKSFVGTYKLQVGIHKGVLSIFPRKTGGIGASLRFTNWGKGTNEYLTGIKVTGKSIRFVRSCSGAKCSEIGSSTPFTQTYTGDLDGKKIQGAYQGSNSSGRWIAER
- a CDS encoding DUF58 domain-containing protein, which gives rise to MLRKEYQNLIQLLDFKERGFSLRNRQGTAASSRKGRGVDFKDVRPYAVGDDTRLIDWNVTSRFGELHVREFNEDKERLGVFFLDVSESMDWSSSEWTKAENAFQVLALLTLLYVRKGNLAKILLYSDRLEWETGYLRTVEEALPCLEKVRLYSHQKRKTAPELPFTLLKNRIRRYTDSYILSDFHGSTSLRKLTGLRKFHTLHAIRFVDALENSPQRNMLAYFLGKDPETGAFSRGNQTDIKKNLEVLFKSRYLELEGTDTDPTKLLNYWRTLG
- a CDS encoding LIC20035 family adhesin codes for the protein MKKILSLTVSISLLASCSSINIGENKGKDAEFQILDPNLRVEKFKETFNIKAEGPVTLDCSGKPCTPDQVSALTPDQIKKLKRNGEWKEYVEKEGTGPDKKKFSVLVRVGTYKDDKRDGIWKTLFETGETLRETPYVAGVKEGEDKKLTKDGTQTESTLYKADKKNGPYWSKTDKGILTEEGTYTDDKKTGTWKEYYNEDGAKKTVGDYRDGKKNGKESNYYKDGNTLSSEGSYSDDLKVGYWKNYYDNGGVLSEGGYTPKGSGDDKKSLRSGAWKEYYKNGKVFAEGQRDHTRKGDWKFYWSNGNPAYKGAMMNEMMMSSAEVYDKDGQLIGKGKLLFDLLLMDDKTDELKAKFKPDLPFTYYKNGKKTFEILSETTAIEYDDSGAKIGQGPVMPGTNAKNDCWTTSQGKKYYVNGRENAKMGELQGCK